The following coding sequences lie in one Actinomyces capricornis genomic window:
- a CDS encoding serine/threonine-protein kinase, translated as MSPQAPPGSRPDLSDTLSTPFTIPGVQLHSVLGRGGFAVVYAGVQDSLARPVAVKIDSRPLDDPRNERRFMREVQAASRITGHPHVVSLVDTGVLPDNRPYLVMEMCAGGSLADLVAKGPTAPADAVALVEAASSGLGAAHAAGVMHRDVKPANILLDAYGSPRLSDFGIASVEREGQDPTVTLECLTPDFAPPEAFMLSRPGPEGDVWSMGAVLFALLTGRGPRRGPDGAHRSLPEIVRSLEDPLNLRDPHIPAPLLGLLEACMAPEPEDRLHDGRELTAALARVRAGLGQGRLTIGGPVTTVRLAEAGLAALPMARAASHPAAAAVGPAGPPAPGGPVAGSGPGGPGAAMSARSLRRTRMRAAVVGLAIGLIVGTSAGWGVSSAVQSGSAPSTSQGTGAAGATGADSAAGAAGAGGQGSAQDAAGGGQAAAGQQAGQAGDSAQGGAAAAGGQGEGSAQQASQDAPPHENGTCLTGIVSVAGHASARPTSCQETHSWQVFAVGALDPSTTGVSTSDLEADPQVQATCTEQAARDAGALNPEIEVLGPSQAQWESKGARGFSCVYSER; from the coding sequence ATGTCGCCCCAGGCTCCCCCGGGCTCCCGGCCCGATCTGAGCGACACCCTGTCCACGCCCTTCACGATCCCGGGCGTGCAGCTGCACAGTGTTCTGGGGAGGGGCGGCTTCGCCGTCGTCTACGCCGGGGTGCAAGACTCCCTGGCCCGGCCGGTGGCCGTCAAGATCGATTCGCGGCCCCTGGACGACCCGCGCAATGAACGGCGCTTCATGCGGGAGGTCCAGGCCGCCTCGCGCATCACCGGGCACCCCCACGTCGTGTCGCTGGTGGACACCGGGGTCCTTCCCGACAACCGCCCCTACCTGGTCATGGAGATGTGCGCCGGGGGGAGCCTGGCCGACCTGGTGGCCAAGGGGCCCACCGCCCCGGCCGATGCGGTGGCCCTGGTGGAGGCGGCCTCCTCGGGTCTGGGCGCCGCTCATGCCGCCGGCGTCATGCACCGCGATGTCAAGCCGGCCAACATCCTCCTGGACGCCTACGGCTCCCCGCGCCTGTCGGACTTCGGGATCGCCTCGGTCGAGCGCGAGGGGCAGGACCCCACGGTGACCCTGGAGTGCCTCACCCCCGACTTCGCCCCGCCCGAGGCCTTCATGCTCTCGCGGCCCGGGCCGGAGGGGGATGTGTGGTCCATGGGCGCAGTCCTGTTCGCCCTGCTCACCGGGCGCGGGCCGCGCCGGGGGCCCGACGGGGCGCACCGCAGCCTGCCCGAGATCGTGCGCAGCCTGGAGGACCCCCTGAACCTGCGCGACCCGCACATCCCCGCTCCCCTCCTGGGCCTGCTGGAGGCCTGCATGGCTCCCGAGCCCGAGGACCGCCTCCATGACGGCAGGGAGCTGACGGCGGCCCTGGCGCGGGTGCGCGCCGGACTGGGCCAGGGCCGCCTGACGATCGGTGGGCCGGTGACCACGGTGAGGCTGGCCGAGGCCGGCCTGGCGGCCCTGCCCATGGCCAGGGCGGCCAGCCATCCCGCGGCCGCCGCCGTCGGCCCGGCGGGCCCGCCGGCCCCCGGCGGGCCCGTGGCCGGCAGTGGCCCCGGTGGCCCCGGTGCGGCGATGTCCGCCCGCTCGCTGCGGCGCACCCGTATGCGCGCGGCGGTCGTGGGCCTGGCCATCGGGCTGATTGTGGGCACCTCCGCGGGCTGGGGGGTCTCCAGCGCCGTGCAGTCGGGAAGCGCCCCGTCCACCTCCCAGGGCACGGGGGCCGCGGGGGCCACCGGGGCCGACTCGGCCGCTGGCGCCGCCGGGGCCGGCGGCCAGGGCAGCGCCCAGGATGCCGCCGGAGGCGGGCAGGCGGCGGCCGGGCAGCAGGCGGGGCAGGCCGGTGATAGCGCCCAGGGCGGTGCGGCGGCCGCCGGGGGCCAGGGCGAGGGCTCCGCGCAGCAGGCCTCGCAGGACGCCCCACCCCATGAGAACGGCACCTGCCTGACGGGCATCGTCTCGGTCGCCGGCCATGCCAGCGCCCGCCCGACCTCCTGCCAGGAGACGCACTCCTGGCAGGTCTTCGCCGTGGGTGCCCTGGACCCGTCCACCACGGGGGTGAGCACCAGCGACTTGGAGGCCGACCCCCAGGTGCAGGCCACCTGCACCGAGCAGGCCGCCCGCGATGCCGGGGCCCTCAACCCCGAGATCGAGGTGCTGGGCCCCAGCCAGGCCCAGTGGGAGTCCAAGGGGGCCCGGGGCTTCTCCTGCGTCTACTCGGAGAGATAG
- a CDS encoding phosphatidate cytidylyltransferase → MSPLCALSGAVIAPWAAPAPAGPGLEAALASPPPSALAPSALAPLADWPPGDESAWAVSLPWTGWVLTGRAVFLAAAALTILLVAGIGVAASGRPELRRRWTTWAIIIPAVGIPIWVGRGTTALLAALLALQAVRELARLTRLPRPETLLLAALALAYPLSAWLSPGLLGLAPLMVLVCAMPAVLSGDVEHGVERATVAGFASIWIPWSLAHLVVLWHDAFLIAFAAAAADVAAWTGGTFLRRFAWARRPLSPLSPNKTVGGLAGAVVGATLILALLGSLTPGLVVAVGLGGVLGDLLESLVKRTAGVKDAGSWLPGFGGLLDRVDSLLLVLPLAAVLG, encoded by the coding sequence ATGAGCCCCCTGTGCGCCCTGAGCGGTGCCGTCATCGCACCATGGGCCGCCCCTGCACCAGCCGGTCCCGGACTGGAGGCCGCACTCGCCTCCCCGCCGCCCTCGGCCCTGGCGCCGTCGGCCCTGGCGCCCCTGGCGGACTGGCCGCCAGGAGATGAGAGCGCCTGGGCGGTGAGCCTGCCCTGGACGGGCTGGGTGCTCACAGGACGGGCGGTCTTCCTGGCCGCCGCGGCCCTGACGATCCTGCTGGTGGCGGGCATCGGCGTGGCCGCCTCGGGCAGGCCCGAGCTGCGACGGCGCTGGACCACCTGGGCCATCATCATCCCCGCCGTCGGCATCCCCATCTGGGTGGGCCGGGGCACGACGGCGCTGCTGGCCGCCCTCCTGGCCCTCCAGGCGGTGCGCGAGCTGGCCCGCCTGACCCGCCTGCCCCGGCCCGAGACGCTCCTGCTGGCCGCCCTGGCGCTGGCCTATCCGCTGAGCGCCTGGCTCTCCCCCGGCCTTCTGGGCCTGGCCCCTCTCATGGTCCTGGTGTGCGCCATGCCCGCCGTCCTGTCCGGGGATGTGGAGCACGGGGTGGAGCGCGCCACCGTGGCCGGCTTCGCCTCCATATGGATCCCCTGGTCCCTGGCCCACCTGGTGGTGCTGTGGCATGACGCCTTCCTCATCGCCTTCGCCGCCGCGGCGGCCGATGTCGCCGCCTGGACCGGGGGGACCTTCCTGCGCCGATTCGCCTGGGCCCGCCGGCCCCTCTCCCCGCTGTCGCCCAACAAGACCGTGGGCGGGCTGGCCGGGGCGGTGGTGGGCGCGACCCTCATCCTGGCCCTGCTGGGGAGCCTCACCCCGGGGCTGGTGGTGGCCGTGGGGCTGGGCGGCGTGCTCGGCGACCTCCTGGAGTCCCTGGTCAAGCGCACCGCGGGGGTCAAGGACGCGGGCTCCTGGCTACCGGGCTTCGGCGGCCTGCTGGACCGGGTCGACTCCCTGCTGCTGGTCCTGCCCCTGGCGGCGGTCCTGGGATGA
- the priA gene encoding bifunctional 1-(5-phosphoribosyl)-5-((5-phosphoribosylamino)methylideneamino)imidazole-4-carboxamide isomerase/phosphoribosylanthranilate isomerase PriA translates to MLTLLPAVDVSEGKAVRLLKGEAGSETDYGSPVEAARDWARAGAEWIHLVDLDAAFGRGSNSELLVRIVGEVGVKVELSGGIRDDASLARALRAGAERVNLGTAALEDPEWTERVIAEHGERIAVGLDVRGTTLAARGWTRDGGDLWETLARLDEAGCARYVVTDVNRDGTLTGPNIELLREVCQRTQAPVVASGGIAQLDDLQALKALVPEGLEGAIVGKALYQGSFTLAQALEVARDEGGDRLLGTGR, encoded by the coding sequence ATGCTCACCCTGCTCCCCGCCGTCGACGTCTCCGAGGGCAAGGCCGTGCGCCTGCTCAAGGGGGAGGCCGGCTCCGAGACCGACTACGGCAGCCCCGTGGAGGCCGCCCGCGACTGGGCCCGCGCGGGCGCCGAGTGGATCCACCTGGTGGACCTGGACGCCGCCTTCGGGCGCGGGTCGAACTCCGAGCTGCTGGTGCGCATCGTCGGCGAGGTCGGGGTCAAGGTCGAGCTGTCCGGCGGCATCAGGGACGACGCCTCCCTGGCCCGGGCCCTGCGCGCGGGCGCTGAGCGCGTCAACCTGGGCACCGCCGCTCTGGAGGACCCCGAGTGGACCGAGCGCGTCATCGCCGAGCACGGGGAGAGGATCGCCGTGGGGCTGGATGTGCGCGGCACCACCCTGGCGGCGCGAGGGTGGACCCGTGACGGGGGCGACCTGTGGGAGACCCTGGCCCGGCTCGATGAGGCCGGCTGCGCCCGCTACGTGGTCACCGACGTCAACCGGGACGGCACCCTGACCGGCCCCAATATCGAGCTCCTCCGGGAGGTCTGCCAGCGCACCCAGGCCCCGGTGGTGGCCTCCGGGGGTATCGCCCAGCTCGACGACCTCCAGGCGCTCAAGGCGCTGGTGCCCGAGGGCCTGGAGGGCGCGATCGTCGGGAAGGCCCTCTACCAGGGCAGCTTCACCCTGGCCCAGGCCCTGGAGGTGGCCCGCGACGAGGGCGGGGACCGGCTGCTGGGCACGGGCCGCTGA
- the hisH gene encoding imidazole glycerol phosphate synthase subunit HisH, translating to MKAPRVVVLAYGSGNVRSAVRALERVGAQVDLTADPQAVARAEGLVVPGVGAFEAVMDQLRAVDAPRLIERRLAGGRPVLGICVGMQVMFESSQEHGSTCPGLGQWPGTVTRLEAEVVPHMGWSTVRPAAQSTLFRGVEEERFYFVHSYAATTDPAELLDAGPMRPPLATWATHGQDFLAAVENGPLCATQFHPEKSGDAGAQLLRNWLTTL from the coding sequence GTGAAAGCACCTCGCGTCGTCGTCCTGGCCTACGGCTCGGGCAATGTCCGCTCCGCCGTGCGCGCCCTGGAGCGCGTGGGTGCCCAGGTGGACCTGACCGCCGACCCGCAGGCGGTGGCCCGGGCCGAGGGCCTGGTGGTGCCCGGGGTGGGCGCCTTCGAGGCGGTCATGGACCAACTGCGGGCCGTGGACGCCCCCCGGCTCATCGAGCGCCGGCTGGCCGGAGGACGGCCCGTGCTGGGCATCTGCGTGGGCATGCAGGTGATGTTCGAGTCCTCCCAGGAGCACGGCTCCACCTGCCCCGGCCTGGGGCAGTGGCCCGGCACGGTCACCCGCCTGGAGGCCGAGGTCGTGCCCCACATGGGGTGGAGCACCGTGCGCCCCGCCGCGCAGTCCACCCTCTTTCGGGGCGTGGAGGAGGAGCGCTTCTACTTCGTCCACTCCTACGCCGCCACCACCGACCCCGCCGAGCTCCTGGACGCGGGCCCCATGCGCCCGCCCCTGGCCACCTGGGCCACCCACGGCCAGGACTTCCTGGCCGCCGTCGAGAACGGGCCCCTGTGCGCCACCCAGTTCCACCCCGAGAAGTCGGGGGACGCCGGTGCCCAGCTGCTGCGCAACTGGCTGACCACCCTGTGA
- a CDS encoding lysophospholipid acyltransferase family protein, with protein sequence MPTPSALPPLPSTPSAALASARRRLGSIVRTPPKVTWRAVARQWFWSAVIAPFGGVRVEGEFEADVPYVVVANHGSHADTIAMMSASPTLMRVVTVAAQDYWFTRPARRAIARGLLGAYPVRRDGEGAYEELRGMLAHRVAESMSVLIFPEGTRSQDGQIARFHSGAARLARDFGIPVLPVALVGSREMMPKKGGLPRYSPVEVRVGRPIPPSDDVAAVSDQARDQIVEMLRRPRRPAPVSDIHTLVSQAMEGRRGDAIMFAWGLAEAVSFPVMAEMSQVWLGLSQPEHLWRRGALVAAGSVTGVALTHLLTRAGHRPPAPWTTPSMEAAAGRYLAAGPRGYWRQALTGIPVKVFAAQSGRRRLPLPGVLAHAASVRAARMGALTGIVVALNRPLGPITRQHYGLYLASTGAVFGVALRGVVKHWDRAR encoded by the coding sequence ATGCCGACCCCCTCCGCCCTGCCGCCCCTGCCCTCCACCCCCTCGGCGGCGCTGGCCTCGGCCAGGCGCCGCCTGGGCTCCATCGTGCGCACCCCGCCGAAGGTCACGTGGCGGGCGGTGGCCCGCCAGTGGTTCTGGTCGGCGGTCATCGCCCCCTTCGGCGGGGTGCGCGTGGAGGGCGAATTCGAGGCCGACGTGCCCTATGTGGTGGTGGCCAATCACGGATCCCATGCCGACACGATCGCCATGATGAGCGCCTCGCCCACGCTCATGCGGGTGGTCACCGTCGCCGCCCAGGACTACTGGTTCACCCGGCCCGCCCGGCGCGCCATCGCCCGCGGACTGCTGGGGGCCTACCCGGTGCGCCGCGACGGCGAGGGCGCCTATGAGGAGCTGCGCGGCATGCTGGCCCACCGGGTGGCCGAGTCCATGAGCGTCCTCATCTTCCCCGAGGGCACCCGCAGCCAGGACGGGCAGATCGCCCGCTTCCACTCCGGGGCCGCGCGCCTGGCCCGGGACTTCGGCATCCCCGTCCTGCCGGTGGCCCTGGTGGGTTCCCGGGAGATGATGCCCAAGAAGGGCGGGCTGCCCCGCTACTCCCCCGTCGAGGTGCGCGTGGGCCGTCCCATCCCCCCGAGTGACGATGTGGCCGCCGTCAGCGACCAGGCCCGCGACCAGATCGTGGAGATGCTCCGGCGCCCGCGCCGACCCGCGCCCGTCTCCGACATCCACACCCTGGTCAGCCAGGCCATGGAGGGCCGGAGGGGCGATGCGATCATGTTCGCCTGGGGCCTGGCCGAGGCCGTCTCCTTCCCCGTCATGGCCGAGATGAGCCAGGTGTGGCTGGGCCTGTCCCAGCCTGAGCACCTGTGGCGCCGCGGCGCCCTGGTGGCGGCAGGCTCCGTCACGGGCGTGGCTCTCACCCACCTGCTCACCCGCGCCGGGCACCGCCCGCCCGCGCCCTGGACGACGCCGTCGATGGAGGCCGCGGCGGGCCGCTACCTGGCGGCGGGGCCCAGGGGCTACTGGAGGCAGGCTCTGACCGGCATCCCCGTCAAGGTCTTCGCCGCCCAGTCGGGGCGCCGCCGCCTGCCCCTGCCCGGGGTGCTGGCCCACGCCGCCAGTGTGCGGGCTGCGCGCATGGGGGCGCTGACCGGGATCGTGGTGGCCCTCAACCGGCCCCTGGGGCCCATCACCCGCCAGCACTACGGGCTCTACCTGGCCTCCACCGGGGCGGTGTTCGGGGTGGCGCTGCGCGGCGTCGTCAAGCACTGGGATCGTGCCCGGTGA
- the hisB gene encoding imidazoleglycerol-phosphate dehydratase HisB: protein MSRTARIERSTSESSVVVELDLDGTGTTDISTTVPFYDHMLTALGKHSLIDLRIQATGDTHIDVHHTVEDTAICIGQALARALGDKRGIRRFGQASVPLDEALATAVVDISGRPYLVHEGESEAFIHHLIGGHFTGSMVRHVLEAIAYHAGICLHMRVISGRDPHHIAEAEFKALARALRTAVEDDPRVESIPSTKGAL, encoded by the coding sequence CCGCGCGCATCGAGCGCAGCACCAGTGAGTCCAGCGTCGTCGTCGAGCTCGACCTCGATGGCACCGGGACCACCGACATCTCCACCACGGTGCCCTTCTACGACCACATGCTCACCGCCCTGGGCAAGCACTCCCTCATCGACCTGAGGATCCAGGCCACCGGCGACACGCATATCGACGTCCACCACACCGTGGAGGACACCGCCATCTGCATCGGGCAGGCTCTGGCCCGGGCCCTGGGGGACAAGCGCGGCATCCGCCGCTTCGGGCAGGCCAGCGTGCCGCTGGACGAGGCCCTGGCCACCGCCGTGGTGGACATCTCCGGGCGCCCCTACCTGGTGCACGAGGGGGAGTCCGAGGCCTTCATCCACCACCTCATCGGCGGGCACTTCACCGGTTCCATGGTGCGCCACGTCCTGGAGGCCATCGCCTACCACGCGGGCATCTGCCTGCACATGCGCGTCATCTCCGGGCGCGACCCCCACCACATCGCCGAGGCCGAGTTCAAGGCGCTGGCCCGCGCCCTGCGCACCGCTGTCGAGGACGACCCCCGAGTCGAGTCCATCCCCTCAACCAAGGGAGCCCTGTGA
- a CDS encoding CDP-alcohol phosphatidyltransferase family protein, whose product MRSLYALKYWYTRRLGFLIQGSVRRGISPDVWTAVGVLAAAAGCGAIILGWWPLALILLAARLAGANLDGAVARARGVARPFGYVLNELGDRASDLLIMAGLVGLAARTQADGAQPGALTLTLVATTAATLPTFVSLAAAGAGAPRLNGGPFGKTERCLAAVIACALPQYLSIIAWIIIVGSLLTAALRLVRTARSLSGSTGPAPADRVAPPPPEDIARIGAGPVPGAQAGSEGAAGDGQPTTRAGR is encoded by the coding sequence GTGAGGTCACTTTATGCGCTGAAGTACTGGTACACGCGCAGGCTCGGGTTCCTCATCCAGGGCTCGGTGCGCCGCGGCATCTCCCCCGACGTATGGACGGCGGTGGGCGTCCTGGCCGCCGCCGCGGGCTGCGGGGCCATCATCTTGGGCTGGTGGCCCCTGGCCCTCATCCTGCTGGCCGCCCGCCTGGCGGGGGCCAACCTCGACGGCGCCGTCGCGCGGGCCCGGGGCGTGGCGCGCCCCTTCGGCTACGTGCTCAACGAGCTGGGCGACCGCGCCTCCGACCTGCTCATCATGGCCGGCCTGGTGGGACTGGCCGCACGCACGCAGGCCGACGGCGCCCAGCCCGGCGCGCTGACCCTCACCCTGGTGGCCACCACTGCCGCCACCCTGCCGACCTTCGTCTCCCTGGCCGCCGCGGGCGCCGGCGCGCCACGCCTCAACGGCGGCCCCTTCGGCAAGACCGAGCGGTGCCTGGCGGCAGTGATCGCCTGCGCGCTGCCCCAGTACCTGAGCATCATCGCCTGGATCATCATCGTCGGCTCGCTGCTGACGGCGGCCCTGCGCCTGGTGCGCACCGCCCGCAGCCTGTCGGGCAGCACCGGGCCGGCACCCGCCGACCGCGTGGCCCCTCCGCCACCCGAGGACATCGCCCGTATCGGAGCCGGCCCGGTACCCGGCGCGCAGGCCGGCTCCGAGGGGGCCGCCGGGGACGGCCAGCCGACGACCAGGGCGGGCCGATGA